The following coding sequences are from one Salvia hispanica cultivar TCC Black 2014 chromosome 3, UniMelb_Shisp_WGS_1.0, whole genome shotgun sequence window:
- the LOC125212080 gene encoding alpha-ketoglutarate-dependent dioxygenase alkB, with protein MYRSEVTTDESERTAFRKAEKKYKIYYDNTKKKKVTRPVDLSEVIDFKSILDDYNCNIELNDGVSVLNRDFDRPIFCLESRPGFYFIPGALSIEEQRQWIRESLASFPQPPNRTNHNAIYGPIEDLFVSAKERRVLVEVERLQDDVCSEVNALQSDVCAPRYKFVEEHGELRSKDACKSVPASVLLRKLRWSTLGLQFDWSKRSYNISLPHKKIPDALCQLAKRMAAPAMPCGEEFLPEAAIVNYFGSGDMLGGHLDDMEKDWSKPIVSMSLGCKAIFLLGGKSREDTPIAMFLRSGDAVLMAGEARECFHGVPRIFTDAENADISHLESQFTQEDGHAYLDYIRTSRININIRQVF; from the exons ATGTACCGATCAGAGGTTACCACCGATGAATCAGAGCGGACAGCTTTCCGGAAAGCTgaaaagaaatacaaaatcTATTACGATAACACCAAAAA GAAAAAGGTAACGAGACCTGTGGATTTATCAGAGGTCATAGATTTCAAGTCAATTTTAGACGACTATAATTGCAACATTGAGCTTAACGATGGAGTTTCGGTGTTAAATCGTGATTTTGATCGACCTATTTTCTGCTTGGAAAGCCGCCCAG gtttttattttattcctgGCGCCTTGAGTATTGAAGAGCAGCGGCAATGGATAAGGGAGAGTTTGGCCAGCTTTCCTCAACCGCCAAATCGAACAAACCACAATGCAATTTATGGCCCTATAGAGGATTTGTTTGTGTCTGCTAAAGAGCGGAGGGTATTGGTGGAAGTAGAAAGACTTCAGGATGATGTTTGTTCTGAGGTTAATGCCTTGCAGAGTGATGTGTGTGCTCCCCGGTACAAGTTTGTCGAGGAACATGGTGAATTGCGTAGTAAAGATGCGTGCAAATCAGTGCCTGCTTCTGTTTTGCTGCGTAAGTTAAGATGGAGTACTCTTGGCTTGCAATTTGACTGGTCCAAG CGGAGCTATAACATTTCTCTACCTCATAAGAAGATTCCCGATGCATTGTGCCAGTTGGCGAAACGAATGGCAGCTCCTGCCATGCCCTGTGGTGAAGAATTCCTACCCGAAGCTGCTATCGTGAACTATTTTGGTTCGG GCGATATGCTTGGTGGGCACCTTGATGACATGGAAAAAGACTGGAGCAAGCCGATTGTAAGCATGAG CTTGGGCTGCAAAGCTATATTCCTTCTTGGGGGAAAATCAAGGGAAGATACACCAATTGCAATGTTCCTCCGAAGTGGTGATGCCGTTCTTATGGCTGGAGAAGCTAGGGAATGCTTCCATG GTGTTCCTCGTATATTTACCGATGCAGAAAATGCTGACATATCCCATCTTGAAAGCCAGTTTACACAAGAAGATGGTCATGCATATCTGGATTACATTAGGACTTCAAGAATCAACATCAATATCAGACAAGTTTTCTAA